The Ziziphus jujuba cultivar Dongzao chromosome 12, ASM3175591v1 sequence AACCCTTTGTCTTGCCGTTCTCTGCAGCGACCTTGCAAGATAATATCTTCCCAAACTTGGAGAACATAGACTGCAATTGAGCACTGGTGATGGACGGGTGAAGGTTTTTAACAAAAAGGTTTGCAATACCCGTTTTTCTTGTCAAAGGGTATCTCTGCGACCACATTATTCTTATGGGTTTTCCTTTGAGCTTCTTGTGGTTGAGAAAGCATAAAGCCGTGGACGCTGAACAAAGCAGAGGAGAAATGTAGGTCAATCAACGATAGGTATGCAAAACTCTAAATGACAACccaaaataagaaattgaatgaaagttttattcaaattttaagaAAGATTCAACAAAACCCATTCGATTTCACAAACACAGTGAGCACATTCAATCATCACATAAACTAACCAATATTATACACAGCACAATCGTCGCATATAGAAAGCAAAGAAGGTGTATGAACAAGAAGAAAGACATGACATttcataaagaacaaaaaaatagtaataacaagAACCAGATGCTCATAGAAAAGGAAGAACCTAAACACCCCCATCACCAAAAACACCGAGGAGCAGATTCAATCGCTGAAAGTTGTGGAAACGAAGAGAGAGTAAAAAGGAATtctgaaaaagaaagagaaaggaaagaaagacatGGCATttcataaagaacaaaaaagaaaaaaataataataacaagaaccAGATAACCGCAAAAACCCCAATGgcagaaaacaaaaacagagccAAATTCCGAGCTATATTAAAACACAAGcagacaaaaaggaaaaaagaacagATTCAATATTCAATCATTCAAAGTTGTAGAAAGGAAGAGAGTattgttagagtttgtgacccgaattcttgttgacccgacccgaaaagctcgcgatgcgacccatttggtaaaactaaattttagagaaaaatttggggctctgtggtggaagcggaggtatggacctgttcaattttagggtttcttctgtactatatatatttagttttcggctgtaattaggttTAGAAGGTATTGCGCAGTCAGGCtcatttttgtaccaatctttcgatattggattggttctccctgcccgtggtttttcccgtcaagggtttccacgttaattttgtgtttgttcttcgctttctttgtttccgttgctatttgtttttctcccaattccgtaacaagtaaAAATGCATTCTAGAAAAGACAGAGAATGAGAAATGAATGAAAAGGGGAGGGAAAGCGATTACCGTCTAATGACGTGAAGAAGTTGACGTAGGCGTAGCGAAGGGAGTCGCCGGTGAAAGAATCACGGCAGAGACGCACAGAAGCAATGGGACCTATTAAACGAAACTTATCAATGAGGTCTGCTTCCGTGACTTGTGGGTCCAGGTCTCCCACGTACAGCGACCATATCCGATTATCCGCCTCCGGTGCTGGCTTTGGCTTTGGTGTTGTCACCGGAACCGGAACGCCGAACATGAACTGAACTgccatctttctttctttcaaaatcACTCAGAGAGGTTTCAcagagaaaatgaagaaagcaaGTTCGAACGGAGATTCtcagagcgagagagagagagagagagagagagagagagagagagagagagagagagagagagagagagagagagagagagagagaatctgcTGTGCGTGTGTTGTAACGGTTTTGGGACTCAGGCAGGGTCAGGTGCGTGTCTCTCCGTAGTATAGTac is a genomic window containing:
- the LOC125418416 gene encoding polyadenylate-binding protein 6; translated protein: MAVQFMFGVPVPVTTPKPKPAPEADNRIWSLYVGDLDPQVTEADLIDKFRLIGPIASVRLCRDSFTGDSLRYAYVNFFTSLDASTALCFLNHKKLKGKPIRIMWSQRYPLTRKTGIANLFVKNLHPSITSAQLQSMFSKFGKILSCKVAAENGKTKGFGFVQYDSEQSSMTARNALHGTLVEGKKIYVSKFVKKSARTVAHGDAMMASLEGQNKNLFIARTQQKEIANCHIEKLKASSLALKNSTHPVHYSSFQSLGEDLIKQKQHRNTGNRSFVWNSSLHMLER